One window of the Osmerus mordax isolate fOsmMor3 chromosome 2, fOsmMor3.pri, whole genome shotgun sequence genome contains the following:
- the LOC136957844 gene encoding collagen alpha-1(X) chain-like, which produces MGATGQPGVDCTNPIPGHCGEEGFPGRDGNSGPPGDIGLALPMTEDEGANGAPGSPGLKGEKGSPGVYGLPGIAGLPGFKGEIGSPGLMGIPGHTGPSGTCGPPGCKGAHGQKGDPGPKGEVWVVISTGDALAPPGPPGAPGLPDKKAFLELQE; this is translated from the exons ATGGGTGCCACAGGCCAGCCAGGTGTTGACTGTACCAACCCCATTCCAGGGCACTGTGGAGAGGAAGGCTTCCCTGGGCGAGATGGAAACTCTG GACCACCTGGTGACATTGGGCTTGCTCTACCAATGACTGAAGACGAGGGAGCTAATGGTGCACCTGGGTCTCCTGGgctgaagggggagaaggggtctCCAGGAGTCTATGGGCTACCTGGCATTGCAGGATTACCTGGCTTCAAAG GTGAGATTGGTAGTCCTGGGTTAATGGGGATTCCCGGACACACAGGCCCCTCTGGAACTTGCGGCCCACCTGGATGTAAGGGGGCCCATGGCCAAAAGGGAGACCCAG GACCAAAAGGAGAAGTATGGGTAGTGATCTCTACGGGGGACGCATTAGCCCCTCCCGGGCCCCCAGGAGCCCCAGGTCTACCAGACAAGAAGGCTTTCCTGGAGCTCCAGGAGTAA